Proteins from a genomic interval of Neoarius graeffei isolate fNeoGra1 chromosome 24, fNeoGra1.pri, whole genome shotgun sequence:
- the LOC132872937 gene encoding C-X-C motif chemokine 11-6-like — translation MKSAAVFLVFACLLIVHVQGQTKISVSRCLCQGPAANAVRLQQIAKIEVYPASGSCENVEIIVTLKNGAGKKCLNPKSEFTQKYIKTALEKRSAE, via the exons ATGAAGTCTGCTGCAGTTTTTCTTGTGTTTGCCTGTCTACTTATTGTTCATGTACAAG GACAGACCAAGATCAGCGTATCGAGGTGTTTGTGTCAGGGTCCTGCAGCTAACGCAGTTCGTCTACAACAGATTGCCAAGATTGAAGTTTACCCTGCTAGTGGATCTTGTGAAAATGTGGAAATCAT TGTCACTCTGAAGAACGGTGCAGGAAAAAAATGCTTGAATCCAAAATCTGAATTTACTCAGAAATACATCAAGACAGCGTTAGAAAAAAG GAGTGCAGAGTAA
- the LOC132872936 gene encoding C-X-C motif chemokine 11-6-like, translated as MKSAAVFLVFACLLIVHVQGQAKISVSRCLCQGPAANAVRLQQIAKIEVYPAKASCENVEIVVTLKNGAGKKCLNPKSEFTQKYIKTALEKRSAE; from the exons ATGAAGTCTGCTGCAGTTTTTCTTGTGTTTGCCTGTCTACTTATTGTTCATGTACAAG GACAGGCCAAGATCAGCGTATCGAGGTGTTTGTGTCAGGGTCCTGCAGCTAACGCAGTTCGTCTACAACAGATTGCCAAGATTGAAGTTTATCCTGCTAAGGCATCTTGTGAAAATGTGGAAATTGT TGTCACTCTGAAGAACGGTGCAGGAAAAAAATGCTTGAATCCAAAATCTGAATTTACTCAGAAATACATCAAGACAGCGTTAGAAAAAAG GAGTGCAGAGTAA